The genomic segment TCGCGGTCGAGGTCCCACAGCGTCAGCCCGTGCGACACGACGTCGAGGTCGGGGTGGCTGCGCTGCTGGAACTCCAGCGGGTCGGTGTCGGCCATGAGGTGCCCGCGCACGCGGTACGCGTGGATGAGCTCCTGCACGCGCGCGGTCTTGTTGACGTCGTCCTCGTGGCTGAACGAGAGGTCCTGCACCCAGCGCACCGGCTCGTAGGGGATGCGCAGCGCGTGGAACACGTCGTCGTAGAAGCCGTCCTCGCCGAGGAGCAGCTGGTGGACCCGGCGCAGGAAGTCGCCGGACTGCGCGCCCTGGATGATCCGGTGGTCGTACGTCGAGGTGAGCGTGAGGATCTTGCTCACGGCCAGCCGCGCCAGGGTCTCCGGGGAGGCGCCCTGGTACTCCGCCGGGTACTCCATCGCACCGACGCCGATGATCGTGCCCTGGCCCTTGACCAGGCGCGGCACCGAGTGGTTGGTGCCGATGGTGCCGGGGTTGGTGAGGCTGATCGTCGTGCCGGCGAAGTCGTCGGCCGTCAGCTTGCCGCCGCGGGCGCGGCGGACCACGTCCTCGTACGCCGCCCAGAACTGGGCGAAGTCCATCGTCTCGGCGGCCTTGATGCTCGGCACGAGCAGCTGGCGGGTGCCGTCGGGCTTGGCCAGGTCGATGGCCAGGCCGAAGTTGACGTGCGCGGGGCGCACGACCGCGGGCTTGCCGTCGACCTCGGTGAAGCCGTCGTTCATCTCCGGCATCGCCTGCAGCGCGCGGACGACGGCGAAGCCGATGAGGTGGGTGAAGGAGACCTTGCCGCCGCGCCCGCGCTTGAGGTGGTTGTTGATGACGACGCGGTTGTCGACGAGCAGCTTCGCCGGGACCGCGCGCACGCTCGTCGCGGTCGGGACGGAGAGGCTCGCCTCCATGTTCGTGACCACGCGCGCCGCCGGGCCGCGCAGCACGCGCGTCGTGGGCTCGGCGCCGTCCGCCGCGGGGGCGGGTGCCGGGCGGCGCGCGGGCGCGGCGGGCACCGGCGAGGTCGCGGTGGGCGCGGGCTGGGCGCCCAGGCGCGCCGCCGGCTGCTGGGCCTGCGGCTGCTGCGGGGCCTGCGGCTGCTGCGGGGCCTGCGGCTGCTGCTGGGCCTGCGGCGCGGGGGCCGGCTGCGCCTGCTGCGGCTGCTGCGGCTGCGGCGGCGCGGGCTGCGGCGGCGCGGGCTGCTGCGGCGCGGCCTGCTGCGCCTGCTGGGGGGCCTGCGGCGCGCGGCCGTTGCCCTCGCCCTGCGCCCCCGCGTAGTCCGCGAAGAAGTCCCACCAGGCGCGGTCCACGCTCTCGGGGTCCTCGAGGTACTTCTGGTAGAGGTCGTCGACCAGCCACTCGTTGGGCCCGAAGGCCGCCAACGGGTTGCTCTGGGAGGACTCGGACACGGTGGTATCGCCCTCTTCACTGCCCGCGCTGTCGGATACGGCTCCGTCCACCCTACGGGCAGCCGCCGACCGCGAGGAGGTCGGCTCGCCCGCCCCCGCCGTCACCAGGGGACGACGCGGCGGTCCTCCCACAGCAGCCCCGTGCCCTCCCCGGCGTCCGGGCGCGTCGCCAGCCACACGGCGGTCGCCGCGCCCTCGGCGGCCGAGCGCGGGGCCTCCGGCCCGCCCATGTCCGTGCGGCAGTGCCCCGGGCACGTGGCGTCGACGAGGACGCCGCGCCGGCCGAGGGCCGTCTCGTGGGCGAGGTTGCGCACGAGCGCGTTGAGGCCGGCCTTCGACACCCGGTACGGGGCGAGCCCGCCCGCCGTCCCCGGCCCGCTCATCCGCCCCAGGCAGGCGCTGAGCGCGACGACCCGCCCCCACCGCCGCTCCACCATCCCCGGCACGAAGGTCGAGACCGCCGTGAACGCGCCGTCGAGGTTGACCGCCATGACCCGCCGCCACTCCGCGTCGCTCGTGCGCAGCGTCTTCGCGGTGCGCTCGCTCATGACGCCGGCGGCCAGGACGAGCACGTCGACCGCGCCCAGCGGGCCGAGGACGCCGGGCAGGGCGCGCACGGCCGCCGGCTGGGCGACGTCGCAGGCGACGGCGGCCACCGACAGGCCCTCGCCGGTCAGCTCCTCGGCCGCGGAGCGCAGGCGCCCCGCGTCGCGGGCCACGAGCACCACCGAGGCGCCCTCGCGGCCGAGCCCGCGCGCGACCTCCAGGCCGATGCCGCGGCTCCCGC from the Vallicoccus soli genome contains:
- a CDS encoding SDR family NAD(P)-dependent oxidoreductase, which translates into the protein MGALDGRTALVTGGSRGIGLEVARGLGREGASVVLVARDAGRLRSAAEELTGEGLSVAAVACDVAQPAAVRALPGVLGPLGAVDVLVLAAGVMSERTAKTLRTSDAEWRRVMAVNLDGAFTAVSTFVPGMVERRWGRVVALSACLGRMSGPGTAGGLAPYRVSKAGLNALVRNLAHETALGRRGVLVDATCPGHCRTDMGGPEAPRSAAEGAATAVWLATRPDAGEGTGLLWEDRRVVPW